From Heliomicrobium modesticaldum Ice1, a single genomic window includes:
- a CDS encoding RNA polymerase sigma factor, which translates to MCYEELIETLKAGGTDGLRLAYEQFYRSVYQAAFFILRDPGLAEDVTHDVFLKLGERIGQLRDPAKLESWLCQMAVNSARDLLRRRGRNVLCAEIRDEGVAFAEGSPEAATEKQEQSSILRQCISRLPPDYRSVIYLRFYLDQSIEQISATLDIPSGSVKSRLSRAKQRIRHWLERDGQEKRLQDEEDIDEPTAIVKIEKTGKEIP; encoded by the coding sequence GTGTGCTATGAAGAGCTGATCGAAACACTGAAGGCCGGAGGAACCGACGGATTGCGCCTCGCTTACGAGCAATTCTACAGGTCGGTCTATCAGGCTGCCTTCTTCATCCTCCGCGACCCCGGCCTGGCGGAAGATGTGACCCATGATGTTTTTTTAAAGCTGGGGGAACGGATCGGACAACTTCGCGATCCGGCCAAGCTGGAGTCCTGGCTCTGCCAGATGGCGGTCAATTCGGCTCGGGACCTTTTGCGACGGCGTGGCCGCAACGTCCTTTGCGCCGAGATCCGCGATGAAGGTGTCGCCTTCGCCGAAGGATCGCCGGAGGCGGCGACGGAGAAGCAGGAACAGTCGTCCATCCTTCGCCAATGCATCAGCCGGCTTCCGCCCGACTACCGCAGTGTCATTTATCTCCGCTTTTATCTCGATCAGAGCATTGAACAGATCAGCGCCACCTTGGACATCCCATCGGGAAGCGTCAAGTCCCGCCTCAGCCGTGCCAAGCAGCGAATCCGCCACTGGCTGGAACGGGATGGACAGGAAAAACGTCTACAGGATGAAGAGGATATAGATGAACCGACGGCTATCGTCAAGATTGAAAAGACTGGAAAGGAGATACCATAA
- a CDS encoding DUF1292 domain-containing protein — protein sequence MDQEQENIIVLTDEDGNELEFEELDRVEVDGKEYAILLPLDDEEDEAIILRVEYEENGEEVFSHIEDDEEWEKVADFWQELSEEDGEEE from the coding sequence GGATCAGGAACAAGAAAACATCATCGTCCTGACTGATGAAGACGGTAACGAACTGGAGTTTGAGGAACTGGACCGCGTCGAAGTCGATGGCAAGGAGTACGCCATCCTCCTGCCTCTCGACGATGAAGAGGATGAAGCCATCATCCTCCGCGTTGAGTATGAGGAAAACGGCGAAGAAGTGTTCAGCCATATCGAAGACGACGAAGAATGGGAGAAGGTCGCCGACTTCTGGCAGGAACTGAGCGAAGAAGACGGCGAAGAAGAGTAA
- a CDS encoding U32 family peptidase C-terminal domain-containing protein, with translation MGIELLAPAGNPEKLAMALHYGADAVYLAGKELGLRAYAGNFTSEEMARAIALAHEQGKKVYVTVNIFAHNRDFANLPAYLTELRDMGADAIVVSDPGVFAVARRTVFDLPIHISTQANVTNAESARFWADQGAKRIVLARELSLAEIRAIRQAVDIELEVFVHGAMCMSYSGRCMISDYLTGRGANRGECAQACRWKYALVEETRPGLYLPVEEDERGSYVFNARDLCLLPDIPALIDAGVNSFKIEGRMKSVHYVATVTQVYRRAVDSALAAQAAGRPARTLTSWWEELAKISHRPYTRGFLHGPPGQEPALPYRRDYDFVGVVQAYDAQKRVAEIEVRNRIRLGDILELAGPGTAPFLTIVNEMRDDEGNAIDKAPRPHQRIFIRLPRPVAPLDLVRRPKDGGEDAFLKVRINPSHIFYLDIILEGFGHLGVPTTVDKEAGLVLIRTTPDTREEVIRVLESLPWPALWVGDEDEILSSPPN, from the coding sequence ATGGGAATTGAACTGCTTGCGCCGGCCGGCAACCCGGAGAAGCTGGCCATGGCCCTTCACTACGGCGCTGACGCCGTCTACCTGGCCGGCAAGGAACTGGGTCTGCGCGCCTACGCCGGCAATTTCACCTCTGAGGAGATGGCCCGGGCCATCGCCCTTGCCCATGAACAGGGCAAAAAGGTCTATGTGACGGTCAACATCTTCGCCCACAACCGCGACTTTGCCAACCTGCCCGCTTATCTGACAGAACTGCGGGACATGGGCGCTGACGCCATCGTCGTCTCCGACCCCGGCGTCTTTGCTGTCGCCCGCCGGACCGTTTTCGACCTGCCCATTCACATCAGCACTCAGGCCAATGTGACCAACGCCGAATCGGCCCGCTTCTGGGCCGACCAGGGCGCTAAGCGCATCGTCCTGGCCCGGGAACTCTCCTTGGCCGAGATCCGAGCGATCCGCCAGGCCGTCGACATCGAGTTGGAGGTCTTCGTCCACGGCGCCATGTGCATGTCCTACTCAGGCCGCTGTATGATCAGCGACTACCTGACGGGGCGGGGCGCCAACCGCGGCGAGTGCGCCCAGGCCTGCCGCTGGAAATACGCCCTCGTGGAAGAGACGCGACCCGGCCTCTACCTGCCCGTGGAGGAGGACGAGCGGGGCTCCTACGTATTTAACGCCCGGGACCTCTGCCTGCTCCCCGACATTCCCGCCCTGATCGACGCCGGTGTAAACAGCTTCAAGATCGAAGGCCGCATGAAGAGCGTCCACTATGTGGCCACCGTCACCCAGGTCTACCGCCGCGCCGTCGACAGCGCCCTCGCCGCCCAGGCTGCCGGGCGGCCGGCGCGCACCTTAACCTCCTGGTGGGAGGAACTGGCCAAGATCAGCCACCGGCCCTATACGCGCGGCTTTCTCCATGGTCCGCCGGGACAGGAGCCCGCTCTCCCGTACCGGCGCGACTATGACTTCGTCGGTGTCGTCCAGGCTTATGACGCCCAGAAGCGCGTCGCCGAGATCGAGGTGCGCAACCGCATCCGCCTCGGCGATATCCTGGAACTGGCCGGCCCCGGCACAGCGCCCTTTTTGACCATCGTCAACGAGATGCGCGATGATGAGGGCAACGCCATCGACAAGGCGCCTCGACCCCACCAACGCATCTTCATCCGCCTGCCCCGTCCCGTGGCCCCCCTCGATCTTGTTCGCCGACCTAAAGACGGCGGCGAGGACGCTTTCCTGAAGGTGCGCATCAACCCTTCCCACATCTTCTACCTTGACATCATCTTGGAGGGTTTTGGCCATCTCGGCGTGCCGACAACCGTTGACAAGGAAGCCGGCCTCGTGCTGATCCGGACGACGCCGGACACAAGGGAAGAAGTTATCCGGGTGCTGGAAAGCCTGCCCTGGCCGGCTCTTTGGGTGGGTGATGAGGATGAAATCCTGTCATCTCCGCCAAACTAA
- the lexA gene encoding transcriptional repressor LexA produces the protein MQLTPKEREVFEVIRKNVREKGYPPSVREIGLQMGWASSSTVHVYLKRLEEKGWIRKDPTKPRAIEVLADRQERREWGSNNPPDAMAAVGVSEEGSPVWTTSHLAGPSAGQMAEEQLPGDGDNAAEGRSQSAAGPFLQVPLLGNVAAGSPILAAEYVEDYLPIAKSMLGEGEFFGLRVKGDSMIDAGILHGDTVIVRRQAHASNGQIVVALIDDDATVKRFFKEADHVRLQPENSALEPIRVRDLSILGKVVMVLRNVH, from the coding sequence ATGCAACTCACACCGAAAGAACGGGAAGTTTTCGAAGTCATCCGAAAAAATGTCCGTGAGAAGGGGTATCCGCCCAGTGTCCGCGAGATCGGCTTGCAGATGGGTTGGGCCTCCAGTTCGACGGTGCATGTCTATCTGAAACGTTTGGAAGAGAAGGGTTGGATCCGCAAGGATCCGACGAAGCCCCGGGCGATCGAGGTGCTCGCCGATCGGCAGGAACGGCGCGAATGGGGGAGCAACAATCCCCCTGACGCTATGGCTGCCGTCGGCGTCTCTGAGGAAGGATCCCCCGTGTGGACGACCAGCCATTTGGCCGGTCCTTCGGCCGGTCAAATGGCGGAAGAACAGCTACCCGGCGATGGCGACAACGCTGCTGAAGGGAGAAGTCAGTCGGCGGCTGGTCCTTTCCTACAAGTTCCCCTGCTGGGCAACGTGGCGGCTGGTTCGCCTATCCTGGCGGCGGAATACGTGGAGGACTATCTGCCCATCGCCAAGTCGATGCTGGGGGAAGGAGAGTTCTTCGGTCTGCGAGTCAAAGGAGACAGCATGATCGATGCCGGCATCCTGCACGGCGACACGGTGATCGTCCGTAGACAAGCCCATGCCAGCAATGGACAGATTGTGGTCGCCCTGATCGATGACGATGCTACGGTCAAGCGCTTTTTCAAGGAAGCCGATCATGTGCGATTGCAGCCGGAGAACAGCGCTCTTGAACCGATCCGGGTACGTGACCTGTCGATCCTCGGCAAAGTTGTGATGGTCTTGCGCAATGTCCATTAA
- a CDS encoding M48 family metallopeptidase → MFMEEVMAGRQAKTRPGDERVAIELSRGKGGKILFDDQAVPLLVARRKGRCNLSLRLTDRGLEVRGPAALTGDQIQEVLRRKGNWIVRHWRRLQQEKERLARVAEEKRVFFRGEPIDIVAITDNAPVPAEGRVKLDAGRLFIRLEPERKGQWRPVAGEWMRAQAEALIPQRVGEIARRLGCAYDKVTIRDQKTRWGSCSSKQSLSFNWRLVLFPPVVMDYVIIHELCHLQELNHSARFWTLVERCMPDYALHRRWLRERGREFSVPFENEQ, encoded by the coding sequence ATGTTTATGGAGGAAGTCATGGCGGGGAGACAGGCAAAAACAAGGCCGGGAGACGAACGGGTGGCGATTGAACTGTCCCGGGGCAAAGGCGGGAAAATCCTTTTTGACGACCAGGCCGTTCCCTTGCTCGTGGCGCGGCGCAAGGGGCGATGCAATCTCAGCCTGCGGTTGACCGATCGGGGGCTCGAAGTGCGGGGACCGGCCGCATTGACTGGTGATCAGATCCAGGAGGTGTTGAGACGGAAGGGGAACTGGATCGTCCGCCATTGGCGGCGTCTTCAGCAGGAGAAGGAACGTCTTGCCCGTGTCGCCGAGGAAAAGCGAGTCTTTTTTCGAGGCGAGCCTATTGACATCGTCGCCATCACTGATAATGCCCCTGTTCCGGCGGAAGGCCGGGTCAAATTGGACGCCGGACGGCTTTTTATCCGCTTGGAGCCAGAGCGCAAGGGGCAGTGGCGGCCAGTCGCCGGTGAATGGATGCGCGCCCAGGCGGAGGCGCTCATTCCGCAGCGGGTTGGCGAAATCGCTCGGAGGCTCGGCTGCGCCTATGATAAGGTCACCATTCGCGATCAGAAGACCCGCTGGGGGAGTTGTTCGTCCAAGCAAAGCCTCTCCTTCAACTGGCGGCTCGTCCTGTTCCCGCCGGTGGTGATGGATTACGTGATCATCCATGAACTCTGCCATCTGCAGGAATTGAACCACTCTGCCCGCTTCTGGACCCTGGTGGAGCGGTGTATGCCCGATTATGCCCTGCACCGGCGCTGGCTGAGAGAGCGCGGGCGGGAATTTTCCGTTCCCTTCGAGAATGAACAATAA
- a CDS encoding AbrB/MazE/SpoVT family DNA-binding domain-containing protein, whose product MKSTGIVRKVDELGRVVIPMELRRIMGIADKDGLEIFVEEEKIVLKKYEPACVFCGSASDVHNYRGKAVCKECAGEMSKFVC is encoded by the coding sequence GTGAAATCGACGGGAATCGTTCGGAAAGTAGACGAACTGGGCCGGGTTGTCATCCCGATGGAACTCCGCCGCATCATGGGCATCGCAGATAAGGATGGACTGGAGATTTTTGTCGAGGAAGAAAAGATCGTTTTGAAGAAGTACGAGCCCGCCTGCGTTTTTTGCGGCAGTGCATCTGATGTACATAACTATCGGGGAAAGGCCGTCTGCAAGGAATGCGCGGGGGAAATGTCTAAATTTGTCTGCTGA
- the mltG gene encoding endolytic transglycosylase MltG produces MRSRRKKAWPFGILAIIGIIAAVIAFQSYRQGLEPLEPGNKQEIIVEIPANVTARDIGDILEVKKVIRSSRAFANYARGHGGESLKAGEYLLSPSLSVPDILQVLIEGKTRLYSFTIPEGYTTRQIVDLLTGKGLVDRDAFRKALAQTPLEYDYLKKLPANENRLEGFLFPATYRIRRDTSPEEIVRMLVSRFDQEMTPEVRARMKELNISVRDTVVLASLIEREAQKAEDRPVISAVFHNRLNKGMKLEACSTIQYLLGQPKAKLYYKDLQIESPYNTYKYAGLPPGPIANPGKASLQAALYPTKTDYLYFVAKGDGYHQFSRTFNEHLRAVAKYGN; encoded by the coding sequence GTGCGGAGCAGAAGAAAAAAAGCCTGGCCCTTCGGGATCCTGGCCATCATCGGCATCATCGCCGCCGTGATCGCATTCCAATCGTACCGGCAGGGATTGGAGCCCCTGGAGCCGGGAAACAAGCAGGAGATCATTGTCGAGATCCCCGCCAATGTGACTGCCCGGGATATCGGGGACATACTGGAGGTCAAAAAGGTGATCCGCAGCAGCCGCGCCTTCGCCAACTACGCCCGCGGGCATGGCGGTGAGTCCCTCAAGGCTGGCGAATATCTGCTCAGTCCCAGTCTCTCCGTGCCGGATATCTTACAAGTGCTGATCGAAGGAAAGACGCGCCTCTATAGCTTCACCATCCCTGAGGGCTACACGACGCGCCAGATCGTGGACCTGCTCACCGGCAAGGGGCTGGTTGACCGCGACGCTTTTCGCAAAGCCCTGGCCCAGACGCCGCTGGAGTATGATTACCTAAAAAAACTCCCTGCCAATGAAAACCGCCTGGAAGGGTTCCTTTTTCCGGCCACCTATCGCATCCGGCGCGACACCTCGCCGGAAGAGATCGTGCGTATGCTCGTCAGCCGCTTTGACCAGGAGATGACCCCTGAGGTGCGGGCGCGGATGAAGGAATTGAATATCAGTGTCCGTGACACGGTGGTGCTGGCTTCGCTGATCGAGAGGGAAGCCCAGAAGGCGGAAGACCGCCCCGTCATCAGCGCCGTCTTCCACAACCGCCTGAACAAAGGCATGAAGCTCGAAGCCTGTTCGACGATCCAGTACTTGCTGGGCCAGCCGAAGGCCAAACTGTACTATAAAGACTTGCAGATCGAGTCGCCTTACAACACTTACAAGTATGCTGGTCTGCCACCAGGCCCCATCGCCAACCCGGGCAAGGCCAGCCTGCAGGCCGCTTTGTACCCAACCAAGACCGACTATCTCTATTTTGTGGCCAAAGGGGATGGCTACCATCAGTTCAGCCGCACCTTCAACGAACACCTCCGGGCGGTCGCCAAATATGGGAATTGA